The proteins below are encoded in one region of Cyclopterus lumpus isolate fCycLum1 chromosome 8, fCycLum1.pri, whole genome shotgun sequence:
- the LOC117734739 gene encoding LOW QUALITY PROTEIN: DDB1- and CUL4-associated factor 7-like (The sequence of the model RefSeq protein was modified relative to this genomic sequence to represent the inferred CDS: inserted 2 bases in 2 codons; deleted 1 base in 1 codon), which translates to MPSFHLAEVSVRNTVNRNLQKESWPGSRVQQLQYGFRQSDTVGRVNLVSGHVKTQLIALDKEVYDIAFSRAGAGRDMFASVGADGSVRMFDSXHLELSTIIYEDPQHHPLLRLCWNKQGPNYLATMAMEVVILNVCVPCTPVARLNNXACVNGIAWAPHSSCHICTGGKGSYGMWDIIRGKNGLEDPILAYTSEGEINNMQWASTLPDWIAICYNNCLEILRV; encoded by the exons ATGCCGTCATTTCATTTGGCTGAAGTGTCAGTCAGAAACACCGTGAATCGTAACctgcagaaagagagctggcCGGGGTCACG AGTCCAGCAACTTCAGTacggtttcaggcaaagtgATACAGTGGGACGCGTCAACCTGGTGTCTGGGCACGTGAAGACCCAGCTGATTGCTCTTGacaaagag GTGTATGACATCGCGTTCAGCCGAGCAGGAGCCGGCAGAGATATGTTTGCCTCTGTGGGGGCCGATGGGTCGGTCCGCATGTTTGACT GGCACCTGGAGCTCAGTACCATCATCTATGAAGACCCCCAGCACCACCCGCTGCTCCGCCTTTGCTGGAACAAGCAA GGCCCCAACTACTTGGCTACAATGGCCATGGAG GTGGTCATCCTGAATGTATGTGTGCCTTGCACCCCAGTGGCTCGGCTGAACA GCGCTTGTGTCAACGGCATCGCTTGGGCCCCCCACTCGTCATGTCACATCTGCACTGGAGGTAAAGGCTCCTACGGAATGTGGGATATAATAAGGGGGAAAAACGGA CTTGAGGATCCCATCCTGGCCTACACGTCTGAAGGGGAGATCAACAACATGCAGTGGGCGTCCACGCTGCCGGACTGGATCGCTATCTGCTACAACAACTGCTTGGAGATCCTGCGTGTCTAA